The genomic stretch GTGAATCACATTGATTAAGATACGGATGTACAAAATGTTGTCAAAATGTTTTTATCCAATAATTGTAAATACTTATCTAACACTTATTGCAAATTCATCTTTAACCGCAACAAAAATGTCGCGACCATGAAGAACAATGGGTGAACACGAGGTTCGCCTTTACTCAATTACCCCCAGGCAGACATTTCTTTACCTCCCCAACCTTACCTGTGTGAGTAAGGACGAATCTGTGCTCTCCCATTCTATTTTCAGTGGTGGTTACGGGCCTGCAAGCTCGTATCTGGCTGAATTTTGCAGCCACCGACGTTAACCCGAGTCACTCCGATTTGTTATAGTCGTGAGACTAAGCTCACAGCGACGATACATTGAAATGGGTACAAAATCTCAAACTTTTCATGAGAACAACGACATTGTTATAAACGCTCAAGTTGGAAAACAAAAAGGCACACTGTAGTGTGCCTTTTTCTATTGTAAGATGTGGGGTAATCCTATAGACCAAAAGGATTGAGCGGTTTCGCGCCGGTATAGTATTCAATCGATTTCGTTTCGGTATAGAGATTAAGGGTATCGATTGCCAATTCGCGACCGAACCCGGATTCCTTGAAGCCGCCGAACGGCATGCCGGTTTGTCCGGTCATAATCGTATTGACACCCATTAACCCGGTACGCACCGCTTGCGCAACCCGCAATGCCCGTGCGCCATTGGTTGTCCACACCGTGCCGGCAAGACCATACTTGGAATCGTTGGCAATCCGGATCGCATCCTCTTCGGTATCGAACGGAATCGCAACGGCAACCGGGCCAAAGATTTCTTCCTGTGCCACTGCCATCGCATTATCGACATTCGCCAGCAGCGTCGGTGCGTAGAAAGCACCGTTGCCATATTCCCCGCCGGTCAACGCCTTGCCGCCACACGCTAATACCGCGCCTTCCGCGATCCCTTGCTCGACATAACCATGGACAATCGTCACTCGTTGTAGGGAAATCAACGAACCCATTTGTGTCGTTTTCTCCATGGGATTTCCCACTTTGATTTTTTGGGCTTTCGCGGCAAAGTCGGCGACAAATTTATCATATATCGAACGTTGAATTAATAACCGCGACCGCGCTTCGCACGATTGTCCGGCGCTATAGTAAATCCCGAAGAGCGTCCCCGCTAATGCCGCTTCGTAATCGCTATCCTCGAACACAATCCCCGCCGATTTCCCGCCCAATTCTAATGTGACGCGTTTAAGCGTCTTCGCGGCAGTCGTCATGATCTGTTTTCCGGTAGCCGTACCGCCGGTGAAGGCGACTTTATCGACACCGGGGTGTTCGACAAGCGCTTGCCCTACTTCGTTGCCGTATCCGTTGACGACATTCAAAACGCCGTCGGGAATACCCGCTTCCTTTGCCAACTCGGCAAATGCGAAAGCAGTAACAGGCGTTAGTTCCGAGGGCTTGAGAACAATCGTACAACCCGCC from bacterium encodes the following:
- a CDS encoding aldehyde dehydrogenase family protein, producing SVLETTNVGKVSWGTFAELKDCVELLEFYAGVAATDAGETRTLPGGHLGLVVKHPVGVCAQIVPWNYPAMLAMWKIAPALAAGCTIVLKPSELTPVTAFAFAELAKEAGIPDGVLNVVNGYGNEVGQALVEHPGVDKVAFTGGTATGKQIMTTAAKTLKRVTLELGGKSAGIVFEDSDYEAALAGTLFGIYYSAGQSCEARSRLLIQRSIYDKFVADFAAKAQKIKVGNPMEKTTQMGSLISLQRVTIVHGYVEQGIAEGAVLACGGKALTGGEYGNGAFYAPTLLANVDNAMAVAQEEIFGPVAVAIPFDTEEDAIRIANDSKYGLAGTVWTTNGARALRVAQAVRTGLMGVNTIMTGQTGMPFGGFKESGFGRELAIDTLNLYTETKSIEYYTGAKPLNPFGL